One Amaranthus tricolor cultivar Red isolate AtriRed21 chromosome 1, ASM2621246v1, whole genome shotgun sequence DNA window includes the following coding sequences:
- the LOC130805509 gene encoding mitogen-activated protein kinase 3-like produces the protein MVDAAQNSTGSSQFPEFPAALTHGGQFIQYNIFGNLFEVTTKYRPPIMPIGRGAYGIVCSVLNSETKEMVAMKKIANAFDNYMDAKRTLREIKILRHFDHENIIGLRDVVPPPLRREFNDVYVATELMDTDLHQIIRSNQSLSEEHCQYFLYQILRGLKYIHSANVIHRDLKPSNLLINANCDLKICDFGLARPTSENEHMTEYVVTRWYRAPELLLNSSDYTAVIDLWSVGCIFMELMNRRPLFPGKDHVHQMRLLTELLGTPTEADLGFLQNEDARRYIRQLPPQPCQPLRQSFPHVNPLAIDLIERMLIFDPTRRITVEEALSHPYLARLHDIADEPVCQEAFSFEFEQQVLGEEEMKEMIYQEALALNPCYA, from the exons ATGGTGGACGCTGCTCAAAATTCGACGGGAAGTAGTCAATTTCCTGAGTTTCCGGCAGCTTTAACTCATGGAGGCCAGTTTATACAGTATAATATTTTTGGTAATTTGTTTGAGGTTACTACTAAGTATCGTCCTCCGATTATGCCAATCGGTCGTGGTGCTTATGGCATCGTCTG TTCTGTGTTGAATTCGGAGACTAAGGAGATGGTTGCTATGAAGAAGATTGCTAATGCATTTGATAATTATATGGATGCTAAGCGTACCCTTCGTGAGATCAAAATTCTCCGCcattttgatcatgaaaat ATAATAGGATTAAGAGATGTAGTTCCTCCCCCACTAAGAAGAGAATTTAATGATGTGTATGTTGCAACTGAGCTTATGGACACTGATCTTCATCAGATAATCAGATCCAATCAGAGTTTATCAGAAGAACATTGTCAG TACTTCTTGTACCAGATACTTCGTGGGCTTAAGTACATCCATTCAGCAAATGTCATCCATAGAGATCTGAAACCAAGCAATCTATTGATTAATGCAAATTGTGATCTTAAGATTTGTGATTTTGGCCTTGCAAGGCCGACTTCAGAAAACGAACACATGACTGAATATGTTGTCACTAGATGGTATAGAGCACCTGAGCTGTTGCTTAATTCTTCTGATTACACTGCTGTAATTGATTTGTGGTCTGTGGGCTGTATATTCATGGAGCTCATGAACAGAAGGCCTTTGTTTCCTGGCAAGGACCATGTTCATCAAATGCGCCTGTTGACGGAG CTGCTTGGGACACCCACTGAAGCTGATCTAGGATTTCTTCAAAATGAAGATGCAAGAAGATACATCCGGCAACTTCCGCCACAACCTTGTCAGCCATTAAGACAAAGTTTTCCCCATGTTAATCCCTTAGCAATTGATCTTATTGAGAGGATGCTGATATTTGATCCCACTCGGAGAATTACTG TGGAAGAAGCACTATCACATCCTTATCTTGCTAGATTACATGATATAGCTGATGAACCTGTATGCCAAGAggctttttcatttgaattcGAGCAACAAGTCTTGGGTGAAGAAGAGATGAAAGAAATGATATATCAAGAAGCTTTGGCACTGAACCCATGTTATGCTTGA
- the LOC130805515 gene encoding L-ascorbate peroxidase, cytosolic-like produces MGKSYPAVSEDYQKSIEKARRKLRGLIAEKQCAPLMLRLAWHSAGTFDVQSRTGGPFGTMRHKAELAHGANNGLDIAVRLLEPLKEQFPNISYADFYQLAGVVAVEVTGGPEVPFHPGREDKPEPPQEGRLPDATKGSDHLRDVFIKQMGLTEQDIVALSGGHTLGRCHKERSGFEGPWTANPLVFDNSYFKELLSGEKEGLLQLPSDKALLSDPVFRPFVEKYAADEDAFFADYAEAHLKLSELGFADA; encoded by the exons ATGGGGAAGAGCTACCCAGCTGTTAGCGAGGATTACCAGAAATCTATTGAGAAGGCCAGGAGAAAGCTTAGGGGTTTGATTGCTGAGAAACAATGCGCTCCTCTCATGCTTCGTCTTGC ATGGCACTCTGCTGGTACCTTTGATGTGCAATCAAGGACTGGAGGACCCTTTGGTACAATGAGGCACAAGGCTGAGTTGGCTCATGGTGCCAACAATGGGCTTGACATTGCTGTTAGATTGTTGGAGCCCCTAAAAGAACAATTCCCCAATATCTCTTATGCCGACTTCTACCAG TTGGCTGGAGTTGTAGCTGTTGAGGTCACTGGTGGACCTGAAGTTCCCTTCCACCCAGGCAGAGAG GACAAGCCAGAGCCACCCCAAGAAGGCCGGCTCCCTGATGCCACCAAGG GTTCTGACCACTTGAGGGATGTCTTCATCAAGCAAATGGGTCTAACTGAGCAGGACATTGTTGCTCTCTCTGGAGGCCACACCTTG GGGAGATGCCACAAGGAGCGCTCTGGTTTCGAGGGACCTTGGACTGCCAACCCACTGGTCTTTGACAACTCCTACTTCAA GGAACTGTTGAGTGGTGAGAAGGAAGGTCTCTTGCAACTACCATCTGACAAGGCTCTTCTGTCTGACCCTGTCTTCCGCCCATTTGTTGAGAAATATGCTGCT GATGAGGATGCATTCTTTGCTGACTATGCTGAAGCACACCTGAAACTCTCCGAACTTGG GTTTGCTGATGCTTAA